In the genome of Raphanus sativus cultivar WK10039 chromosome 4, ASM80110v3, whole genome shotgun sequence, one region contains:
- the LOC108850889 gene encoding mavicyanin-like: MASINSKSFFTSLMIIVALFFGVGVQGAVHKIGDSSGWTMMGVDYQAWASSRTFQVGDSLIFEYNNELHDVTEVTPHDFELCYSSNPLARYQTGSDTVTLTKPGFQHFICGVPGHCDIGQKLDILVFPASLGPVAAPIPGPVRSPRSSMSPSPSPLADSSPSPLADSPTSAPQFQMGPSPL, from the coding sequence ATGGCTTCAATTAATAGCAAATCTTTCTTCACTTCTCTAATGATTATTGTGGCACTTTTTTTTGGAGTTGGAGTGCAGGGAGCGGTTCACAAAATCGGCGACTCGAGTGGATGGACCATGATGGGGGTGGATTACCAAGCTTGGGCATCTTCAAGAACTTTTCAGGTAGGAGACTCACTGATCTTCGAATACAACAACGAGCTCCACGACGTCACTGAAGTCACTCCACACGACTTTGAGCTATGCTATTCGTCTAATCCGTTAGCGAGATACCAAACTGGATCAGACACGGTAACTCTAACCAAACCTGGATTCCAACACTTCATATGCGGAGTTCCTGGTCACTGCGACATCGGACAAAAGCTTGACATCCTCGTCTTCCCCGCCTCGTTGGGTCCAGTGGCTGCTCCAATTCCAGGACCAGTCAGATCACCAAGATCTTCTATGTCTCCTTCACCTTCTCCCTTGGCTGATTCTTCACCTTCTCCCTTGGCTGATTCACCAACAAGTGCTCCACAGTTTCAGATGGGACCATCACCTCTTTGA